A section of the Kribbella voronezhensis genome encodes:
- a CDS encoding ScyD/ScyE family protein: protein MGVRKARIAAVSVVALLGTTLSVAPADAGASHSSLQPVVTGLDGPRGVAVSADGRKVVYSVTDGSVYEAWAFGLNKHIRKLGQVPGGFPPAIDTNVWGVTYALTGGGGPEGDSPPGGATLYKLRPGRSAQVVADIAAYQAHDPDPYDQENAPTESNPFGVAALRDRTVLVSDAAGNDLLRVWPNGSIKTVARIKPRMVKVPSGLPAKDPEGNPLPPAGTPILAEGVATSVTVGTDGYYYLGELRGFPATPGTSEIWRIKPGSVGAVCDPAHPYRGNCQRYADGYTSIVDLGAGPGNKIYVVELAKKSWLQFELNGATAGALFVQYRGGHQRGGYRHELAKGQLNLPGGVGVSRSGVVYVASPVFGPGSVARVRY from the coding sequence GTGGGGGTCAGAAAAGCACGCATAGCAGCGGTATCGGTGGTGGCGTTGCTCGGTACGACGTTGTCGGTCGCGCCGGCCGATGCGGGTGCGAGTCACAGCAGTCTTCAGCCCGTGGTGACCGGGCTGGACGGGCCTCGCGGGGTCGCTGTGAGCGCCGATGGGCGGAAGGTCGTCTACAGCGTCACCGACGGGTCCGTCTACGAGGCTTGGGCGTTCGGGCTGAACAAGCACATCCGGAAGCTCGGCCAGGTCCCGGGCGGCTTCCCGCCGGCGATCGACACTAACGTGTGGGGTGTGACGTACGCCCTCACCGGTGGCGGCGGACCCGAGGGGGACTCTCCGCCTGGTGGAGCGACGCTCTACAAGCTGCGTCCGGGGAGGTCTGCCCAGGTGGTCGCCGACATCGCGGCGTACCAGGCGCACGACCCGGATCCGTACGACCAGGAGAACGCTCCGACGGAGTCCAACCCGTTCGGTGTGGCGGCGCTACGTGACCGCACCGTCCTGGTGTCCGACGCGGCCGGCAACGACCTGCTCAGGGTGTGGCCGAACGGCTCCATCAAGACCGTCGCCAGGATCAAGCCCCGCATGGTGAAGGTGCCGTCGGGTCTGCCGGCCAAGGACCCCGAGGGCAACCCGTTGCCGCCGGCCGGTACGCCGATCCTCGCCGAAGGTGTGGCGACCTCGGTCACCGTCGGCACGGACGGCTACTACTACCTCGGTGAGTTGCGAGGATTCCCGGCCACGCCTGGAACGTCGGAGATCTGGCGGATCAAGCCGGGATCGGTCGGTGCCGTGTGCGACCCGGCCCACCCGTACCGGGGCAACTGCCAGCGGTACGCCGACGGCTACACCTCGATCGTCGATCTCGGTGCCGGTCCTGGCAACAAGATCTACGTGGTCGAGCTGGCCAAGAAGAGCTGGCTGCAGTTCGAACTCAACGGCGCAACCGCCGGAGCCCTGTTCGTGCAGTACCGCGGCGGTCACCAGCGCGGCGGCTACCGGCACGAGCTGGCGAAGGGGCAGCTCAACCTGCCGGGCGGCGTCGGCGTCAGCAGGAGCGGTGTCGTGTACGTCGCATCGCCCGTCTTCGGCCCAGGCTCAGTCGCAAGAGTCAGGTACTAG
- a CDS encoding COX15/CtaA family protein: MSTETAVREDEGVTGFWRFVPEPSLDVVRRWGWASVVANIGIVVTGGLVRLTGSGLGCPTWPSCTDASYVPHSALGIHGAIEFGNRMLGFVVGVIAILTWLVVMRYRPRRTDLRRLATAAALGIPLQAVIGGISVLTGLNPWIVSAHFLVSPIIITLTVSMMRRSRTSPYPHTPPVVRALATACVVAVWLAVALGTLVTGAGPHSGDPDTGRNGFDETVISQLHADVVFGLLGVTIGLVIATRVTATSRALRKLAAWLLAMELLQGAVGFTQYFTGLPWGLVLIHMFFAGVLIALVTAVYGERGTPAT; encoded by the coding sequence GTGAGCACGGAGACCGCGGTGCGTGAGGACGAGGGTGTGACTGGGTTCTGGCGGTTCGTGCCGGAGCCGAGTCTGGATGTCGTTCGGCGGTGGGGCTGGGCGTCCGTGGTGGCCAACATCGGCATCGTGGTGACCGGTGGGCTGGTGCGGCTGACGGGGTCCGGGCTGGGGTGCCCGACCTGGCCGTCGTGCACCGACGCGTCGTACGTGCCGCACAGCGCGCTCGGGATCCACGGCGCGATCGAGTTCGGCAACCGGATGCTCGGGTTCGTGGTGGGGGTGATCGCGATCCTGACCTGGCTCGTGGTCATGCGGTACCGGCCACGGCGTACGGACCTGCGTCGGCTGGCGACCGCCGCCGCGCTGGGGATCCCGTTGCAGGCGGTCATCGGTGGCATCAGCGTGCTGACCGGGCTGAACCCGTGGATCGTGTCCGCGCACTTCCTGGTCTCGCCGATCATCATCACGCTGACCGTGTCGATGATGCGCCGCTCCCGCACGAGTCCGTATCCGCACACTCCCCCGGTGGTTCGCGCGCTCGCAACCGCTTGTGTGGTTGCGGTCTGGCTGGCCGTTGCCCTCGGCACCCTTGTCACCGGCGCCGGCCCGCACTCAGGTGATCCGGACACCGGACGGAACGGTTTCGACGAGACGGTGATCAGTCAGCTGCACGCGGACGTCGTGTTCGGCCTGCTGGGCGTGACGATCGGTCTGGTGATCGCGACGCGGGTGACCGCGACGTCCCGAGCGCTGCGCAAGCTCGCCGCCTGGTTGCTGGCGATGGAGTTGCTGCAGGGCGCGGTCGGCTTCACGCAGTACTTCACCGGTTTGCCGTGGGGGCTCGTGCTCATCCACATGTTCTTCGCCGGCGTACTGATCGCTCTGGTCACAGCCGTGTACGGCGAACGCGGTACGCCGGCTACCTAG
- a CDS encoding ABC transporter permease → MSTTYAPQPGSAPWTRKVLSHARMEFRLLIRNGEQLLLALVIPLGLLLLLGGTGLGDRLPLGDGRAVDLAVPRVLALAVLSSSFTSLAIATGFERRYGVIKRLGASPLSRTGLLAGKIGSVLVIQVIQLAVLAGTGFALGWKPVGGASAVIGVVLMVVCGTAAFASLGLLMSGILRAEATLAAANLLYLLLLVGGGLMTPVDEYPAGMRSVVRLLPSAALANGLANSTIEGVIPWAAALSLTLWAALLAYLVSKTFRWD, encoded by the coding sequence ATGAGTACGACGTACGCTCCGCAGCCGGGTTCTGCGCCGTGGACACGCAAGGTGCTGTCGCACGCTCGGATGGAGTTCCGGCTGCTGATCCGGAACGGTGAGCAACTGTTGCTGGCTCTGGTGATCCCGCTGGGGCTGCTGTTACTCCTCGGTGGCACGGGCCTGGGCGATCGGCTGCCGCTCGGCGACGGACGAGCCGTAGACCTCGCAGTACCGCGTGTGCTCGCGCTGGCCGTGCTGTCGTCTTCTTTCACCTCACTGGCGATCGCGACAGGGTTCGAACGCCGGTACGGCGTGATCAAGCGTCTCGGCGCCTCTCCCCTGTCCCGGACCGGCCTGCTCGCGGGCAAGATCGGCTCGGTCCTGGTGATCCAGGTGATCCAGCTCGCCGTACTGGCCGGCACCGGCTTCGCCCTCGGCTGGAAGCCCGTCGGCGGCGCATCGGCGGTCATCGGCGTCGTCCTGATGGTCGTCTGCGGCACAGCTGCCTTCGCGTCGCTCGGCCTGCTCATGTCCGGCATCCTCCGAGCCGAAGCCACCCTCGCCGCGGCGAACCTGCTCTACCTCCTGCTCCTGGTCGGCGGTGGCCTGATGACACCCGTCGACGAATACCCGGCCGGCATGCGGTCCGTGGTACGCCTCCTGCCCAGCGCAGCGCTCGCCAACGGCCTCGCCAACTCCACCATCGAAGGCGTGATCCCATGGGCCGCCGCCCTCTCCCTCACCCTCTGGGCAGCACTCCTCGCCTACCTCGTATCCAAGACCTTCCGATGGGACTGA
- a CDS encoding ABC transporter ATP-binding protein → MPVAVEIDNLVVRYGEKTAVDGLTLTVTGGTVTSVLGPNGAGKTTTVESCEGFRRPDSGQVRVLGLDPIADHDELMPRIGVMLQEGGAWSGVRALEMLRYVAGLHAHPLELPELIERLDLGTCGRTPYRRLSGGQKQRLSLAMAIVGRPEIVFLDEPTTGLDPHGRREIWQLIRDLRDDGVTVVLTTHAMDEAEQLSDQVHVVSAGKVIASGTPDVLTEHGAKSLEDVYLALTAKPAKSAESGKEIR, encoded by the coding sequence GTGCCAGTCGCAGTCGAGATCGACAACCTCGTCGTCCGGTACGGCGAGAAGACCGCGGTCGACGGCCTCACTCTCACCGTAACCGGCGGAACAGTGACGTCCGTCCTCGGCCCCAACGGGGCCGGCAAGACCACCACGGTGGAGAGCTGCGAGGGGTTCCGGCGGCCCGACTCGGGCCAGGTCCGGGTCCTCGGGCTGGATCCGATCGCAGACCACGACGAACTGATGCCGCGGATCGGGGTGATGCTCCAGGAAGGCGGTGCCTGGTCCGGCGTACGGGCTCTCGAGATGCTGCGGTACGTGGCGGGGCTGCACGCTCATCCGCTGGAGCTCCCGGAGCTGATCGAGCGGCTCGACCTGGGTACCTGCGGGCGTACGCCGTACCGGCGGCTCTCGGGCGGTCAGAAGCAGCGGCTGTCGCTGGCGATGGCGATCGTCGGACGGCCCGAGATCGTGTTCCTCGACGAGCCGACGACCGGGCTGGATCCGCACGGGCGCCGGGAGATCTGGCAGCTCATCCGCGACCTGCGCGACGACGGGGTGACCGTCGTACTCACCACACACGCGATGGACGAGGCCGAGCAGCTGTCCGATCAGGTGCACGTCGTCTCCGCGGGCAAGGTGATCGCCTCGGGGACTCCCGACGTACTGACCGAGCACGGCGCGAAGTCGCTCGAGGACGTCTACCTGGCGCTCACGGCGAAGCCGGCCAAGTCCGCTGAGTCGGGCAAGGAGATTCGATGA
- a CDS encoding helix-turn-helix transcriptional regulator: MPSGTAAVAGHLRDESTRDRVARSILTNGPSSAAVLAERLKLTPAAVRRHLDHLLEEGLAEAREERVYGPRGRGRPAKVFVLTDSGRHAFHQAYDDLAATALHFIAEAGGEAAVTEFARRRVADVETKYRQLLEAAPEEKKAEVLAQALSVDGYAASTLQAGAGEQLCQHHCPVAHVAEQFPQLCEAETEVFSRLLGKHVQRLATIAHGDGVCTTHIPGAATKAQPVTSVSDSESARTAR; encoded by the coding sequence GTGCCCTCGGGCACGGCTGCTGTGGCCGGTCACCTGCGGGACGAGTCCACCAGGGACCGGGTCGCCCGGTCGATCCTGACCAACGGCCCGTCCAGCGCCGCGGTGCTCGCGGAGCGACTGAAGCTGACCCCCGCGGCGGTCCGCCGGCACCTGGACCACCTGCTCGAGGAGGGCCTCGCCGAGGCTCGCGAGGAGCGCGTCTACGGCCCCCGCGGCCGGGGCCGCCCCGCCAAGGTGTTCGTGCTGACCGACTCCGGCCGGCACGCCTTCCACCAGGCGTACGACGACCTGGCGGCCACCGCGCTGCACTTCATCGCCGAAGCCGGCGGGGAAGCGGCAGTCACGGAGTTCGCCCGGCGCCGCGTGGCCGACGTGGAGACGAAGTACCGGCAGCTGCTCGAAGCGGCTCCGGAGGAGAAGAAGGCGGAGGTGCTCGCCCAGGCGCTCAGCGTCGACGGCTATGCCGCCTCCACCCTGCAAGCCGGTGCCGGCGAGCAGCTCTGCCAGCACCACTGCCCGGTCGCGCACGTGGCCGAGCAGTTCCCCCAGTTGTGCGAGGCCGAGACCGAGGTGTTCTCCCGCCTGCTCGGCAAGCACGTCCAGCGACTCGCCACCATCGCTCACGGTGACGGTGTCTGTACCACTCACATCCCTGGCGCTGCCACCAAAGCACAGCCAGTTACCTCTGTATCCGACAGCGAATCTGCGAGGACTGCACGATGA